The following coding sequences are from one Gemmatimonadaceae bacterium window:
- a CDS encoding ligase-associated DNA damage response exonuclease encodes MAHPPLLTVSDRGLYCEAADVFIDPWKPVPRAVVTHAHGDHLTWGCDAYLVSDAGAGVSRERLGTWARGLESMPYGETRTINGVRFSLHPAGHILGSAQVRVEYGGEVWVVSGDYKTDPDPTCAPWEPVRCHTFITESTFGLPIYQWAPPAQVAAEINAWWAGNVRAGRTSVLCGYALGKAQRLLAMLDPAIGPILTHGAVERMTTLYREAGVTLPPTRYVGDLAKGEPTAGAIVIAPPSVIGTSWMRRFGESRTAFASGWMRVRGARRRRGVDAGFTCSDHVDWPQLLGAIEATGAEQVWVTHGFTSQVVQWLTEQGRDAHVLATRWEGDAAADSGHDASAEAPADTADETMA; translated from the coding sequence ATGGCCCACCCGCCCTTGCTCACGGTGAGCGACCGCGGCCTCTACTGTGAGGCCGCGGATGTGTTTATCGATCCCTGGAAGCCGGTGCCGCGCGCCGTGGTCACGCATGCGCACGGGGACCATCTCACCTGGGGATGCGACGCCTATCTCGTCAGTGACGCCGGCGCTGGCGTGTCGCGCGAGCGGCTGGGCACGTGGGCGCGTGGGCTCGAGTCCATGCCGTACGGCGAGACCCGTACGATCAACGGCGTGCGTTTCTCGCTGCACCCGGCGGGCCACATCCTGGGCTCGGCGCAGGTGCGCGTGGAGTACGGCGGCGAGGTGTGGGTGGTGAGCGGCGACTACAAGACCGATCCCGATCCGACCTGTGCGCCGTGGGAGCCGGTGCGCTGCCACACCTTCATCACCGAAAGCACGTTCGGCCTGCCGATCTATCAGTGGGCCCCGCCGGCGCAGGTGGCCGCGGAGATCAATGCCTGGTGGGCCGGCAATGTGCGTGCGGGGCGCACGTCGGTGCTCTGCGGCTACGCGCTGGGCAAGGCGCAGCGACTGCTCGCCATGCTCGACCCGGCGATCGGCCCCATCCTCACGCATGGCGCGGTGGAGCGGATGACGACGCTGTACCGCGAGGCGGGCGTCACCTTGCCGCCAACGCGCTACGTGGGCGATCTCGCGAAGGGCGAACCGACCGCGGGCGCCATCGTCATCGCGCCACCGAGTGTGATCGGCACGAGCTGGATGCGCCGCTTCGGTGAGTCACGCACAGCCTTCGCCAGCGGCTGGATGCGCGTGCGCGGCGCGCGCCGCCGGCGGGGCGTCGATGCCGGCTTCACCTGCTCCGATCATGTCGACTGGCCGCAACTGCTCGGCGCCATCGAGGCGACCGGCGCCGAGCAGGTGTGGGTGACGCATGGGTTCACGAGCCAGGTGGTGCAGTGGCTCACCGAGCAGGGGCGCGACGCGCACGTGCTCGCGACGCGTTGGGAGGGCGACGCGGCGGCCGACAGCGGGCATGATGCGAGTGCGGAAGCTCCGGCAGACACAGCCGATGAGACGATGGCTTAA
- a CDS encoding ATP-dependent DNA ligase: protein MRAFADLYDAIDATTATNEKVAALVAFFGTASNADAAWAAAFLLGRRPKRLVKAPDLRAWAAEAANVPMWLFEESYAQAGDLAEAITLLVPETTGDDDAPFAWWVEERLLPLARMAPDAQRAALREAWSRLGGTSRFVFNKLITGAFRVGVSDGLVVRALAQVSGVPADALAHRLMGQWEPSAEWYARLLQAESDESNWSRPYPFYLAYPLEAAPESLGDVRDWQLEWKWDGIRCQLVRRRGQTLLWSRGEELLSGRFPEVEASAAWLPDGTVLDGELLAWRDGQPLPFTELQKRINRKTVGKKLLADVPCHLLVYDCLEDGGADVRAESMAARRARATRLVAALPTGAAIGLSPVVPVDSWGDAAAARQQARAQQSEGLMLKRLAAPYGVGRKVGDWWKWKVNPLTVDAVLVYAQAGHGRRAGLYTDYTFAIWDGDTLVPFAKAYSGLTDAEIREVDRFVKANTLEKFGPVRTVKAELVFELAFEGIQRSTRHKSGLAVRFPRIARWRQDKPAREADTLETVRALLDAGASA from the coding sequence ATGCGCGCCTTCGCCGATCTCTACGACGCCATCGATGCCACAACGGCCACCAATGAAAAGGTGGCGGCACTGGTGGCGTTCTTTGGCACCGCGTCCAACGCCGACGCGGCGTGGGCGGCGGCGTTCCTGCTGGGGCGCCGCCCGAAGCGCCTGGTCAAGGCGCCCGATCTGCGCGCGTGGGCGGCCGAGGCGGCCAACGTGCCGATGTGGCTGTTCGAGGAGAGCTACGCGCAGGCGGGTGATCTGGCGGAGGCCATCACCCTGCTCGTCCCCGAGACCACCGGGGACGACGACGCGCCCTTTGCCTGGTGGGTGGAGGAGCGGCTGCTCCCCTTGGCGCGCATGGCGCCTGATGCGCAGCGGGCCGCGTTGCGTGAGGCATGGTCGCGACTCGGCGGCACCTCGCGCTTTGTCTTCAACAAGCTCATCACCGGCGCCTTTCGCGTGGGCGTCTCGGACGGCCTGGTCGTGCGCGCGCTCGCCCAGGTGAGCGGGGTGCCCGCCGATGCGCTGGCGCATCGCCTGATGGGGCAGTGGGAGCCAAGCGCCGAGTGGTATGCGCGGCTGCTGCAGGCGGAGAGCGACGAGAGCAACTGGAGCCGGCCGTATCCGTTCTACCTCGCGTACCCACTCGAGGCGGCGCCGGAATCGCTCGGCGACGTGCGCGACTGGCAGCTCGAATGGAAGTGGGACGGCATTCGCTGTCAGCTGGTGCGGCGTCGCGGTCAGACCCTGCTGTGGAGTCGCGGTGAGGAGCTGCTCAGCGGGCGTTTTCCCGAGGTGGAGGCGAGCGCGGCGTGGTTGCCCGACGGCACCGTGCTCGACGGTGAACTGCTCGCCTGGCGCGATGGGCAGCCGCTCCCGTTCACCGAGCTGCAGAAGCGCATCAACCGCAAGACGGTGGGGAAGAAGCTGCTCGCCGATGTGCCCTGTCATCTGCTGGTGTACGACTGCCTTGAGGACGGGGGCGCCGATGTGCGCGCCGAGTCGATGGCGGCACGCCGCGCGCGGGCCACGCGACTCGTCGCCGCGTTGCCGACCGGCGCGGCGATAGGGCTGTCACCGGTGGTTCCCGTCGACTCCTGGGGCGACGCCGCCGCCGCGCGGCAGCAGGCGCGCGCGCAGCAGAGCGAGGGGCTGATGCTCAAACGCCTCGCCGCGCCGTATGGCGTGGGGCGCAAGGTGGGCGACTGGTGGAAGTGGAAGGTGAACCCGCTCACGGTGGATGCGGTGTTGGTGTACGCGCAGGCCGGGCACGGGCGGCGCGCAGGGCTCTACACCGACTACACCTTTGCCATCTGGGATGGCGACACCCTCGTGCCGTTCGCGAAGGCGTACAGCGGCCTCACCGACGCGGAGATTCGCGAGGTGGATCGCTTCGTGAAGGCCAACACGCTCGAGAAGTTCGGCCCGGTGCGCACCGTCAAGGCCGAGCTCGTGTTCGAACTCGCCTTTGAAGGCATTCAGCGCAGCACGCGCCACAAGAGCGGATTGGCCGTGCGCTTTCCGCGCATCGCGCGGTGGCGACAGGACAAGCCGGCGCGCGAGGCGGATACCCTCGAGACCGTGCGCGCCCTGCTCGATGCCGGAGCCTCCGCGTGA
- a CDS encoding ligase-associated DNA damage response DEXH box helicase gives MSDVTAAARLEHWFGTRGWEPFAFQREVWDAYARGESGLIHAATGTGKTYAAWMGPVLEAMAEQAAPRKARRRADAEALRVLWITPLRALAADTEQALKLPVEELGLPWTVESRTGDTSQARRARQRERLPTALVTTPESLSLLLCRQDHAALFTNLRAVIVDEWHELLSTKRGAQVELCLARLRALCPALRTWGVSATLGNLDVAAETLLGYQADGTPQPARLVRGVVPKTVEIEALVPETMDRFPWAGHLNTKLLPEVMRRLEQAQSAIVFTNTRSQCEIWFQSIIAANPSWFEFTAIHHGSLSRTQREDVEDGLKTGRYRIVVATSSLDLGVDFTPVDVVMQVGSPKGVARLLQRAGRSGHNPGRTSRIVCVPTHAFELIEVSAARDAIAANRIESRDPLDRPLDLLAQHLVTLALGGGFTREAVLAELRTTRAYRLLTEAELDWVIAFISHGGQALRAYPEYAKVAEERGVYTVTDRRVALRHVLNIGTIVSDAAIAVKYLSGRRLGTVEESFVSRLTAGDKFTFAGQPLEFVRLRDLVAWVRKAKGMSGAIPRWQGARMPLSTELAAAVRDTLEAARQGHYATPELQAVKPVLQTQAERSVIPRPDELLIERTETRDGHHLFVYPFEGRLVHEGLAALCAYRIAQLVPISFSFAANDYGFELLSPESAPLEEALEAGLLATTHLLHDITQSLNAAELARRQFREIARVAGLIFQGYPGQNKSMKQVQASSSLLYDVFAKYDEGNLLVQQAQREVLERQLEASRLGRVLARLSTSTVRLVDVERPTPLAFPLMVDITRAKLSTEKLADRVRKMTVAAEKPTRSGSASVFKIGQTVERLMGATGTRT, from the coding sequence GTGAGCGACGTGACGGCGGCGGCACGACTCGAGCACTGGTTCGGCACGCGCGGCTGGGAACCCTTCGCCTTTCAGCGGGAGGTGTGGGACGCCTATGCGCGCGGCGAGTCGGGGCTGATTCACGCCGCCACCGGCACGGGCAAGACGTACGCCGCCTGGATGGGGCCGGTGCTCGAAGCGATGGCCGAGCAGGCGGCGCCGAGGAAGGCGCGTCGACGCGCCGATGCGGAGGCGTTGCGCGTGTTGTGGATTACGCCGTTGCGGGCGCTGGCCGCCGACACGGAGCAGGCGCTCAAACTCCCGGTCGAAGAGCTGGGGCTGCCGTGGACCGTGGAGTCGCGCACCGGTGACACCTCCCAGGCGCGTCGCGCGCGGCAACGCGAGCGCCTGCCAACGGCGTTGGTCACGACGCCCGAATCGCTGTCGCTGTTGCTCTGTCGACAGGATCACGCTGCGCTCTTTACCAATCTGCGCGCCGTGATCGTAGACGAGTGGCACGAGCTGCTCTCCACCAAGCGTGGCGCGCAGGTGGAGCTCTGTCTGGCCCGGTTGCGTGCACTCTGCCCGGCGCTGCGCACCTGGGGCGTATCGGCGACCCTGGGCAATCTGGATGTCGCCGCCGAGACACTCCTGGGCTACCAGGCTGACGGCACACCGCAACCCGCGCGCCTCGTGCGTGGGGTGGTGCCCAAGACGGTGGAGATCGAAGCGCTGGTCCCGGAGACGATGGACCGGTTTCCATGGGCGGGGCACCTCAACACCAAGCTGCTCCCCGAGGTGATGCGCCGCCTCGAGCAGGCGCAGAGTGCGATTGTGTTCACCAACACGCGCTCGCAGTGCGAGATCTGGTTTCAGAGCATCATCGCGGCCAATCCGTCGTGGTTCGAGTTCACGGCCATTCATCACGGCTCCCTGTCTCGGACGCAGCGCGAGGATGTGGAGGACGGTCTCAAGACCGGGCGCTATCGCATCGTGGTGGCCACCAGCTCACTTGACCTGGGCGTGGACTTCACGCCGGTGGATGTCGTGATGCAGGTAGGGAGCCCCAAGGGCGTCGCGCGACTGCTGCAGCGTGCCGGCCGCTCGGGGCACAACCCCGGGCGCACGTCGCGCATTGTGTGCGTGCCCACGCATGCCTTCGAGCTCATTGAGGTCTCGGCGGCGCGCGATGCGATTGCCGCCAATCGCATTGAGAGTCGCGACCCGCTCGATCGCCCGCTCGACTTGCTCGCGCAGCATCTCGTCACGCTCGCGCTGGGTGGTGGGTTCACGCGCGAGGCGGTGCTGGCGGAACTGCGCACCACGAGGGCGTATCGCCTGCTGACCGAGGCCGAGCTCGACTGGGTCATCGCCTTCATCTCCCATGGGGGGCAGGCGCTTCGCGCCTACCCCGAGTACGCGAAGGTGGCGGAGGAGCGCGGAGTCTATACCGTCACGGATCGGCGGGTGGCGCTGCGGCATGTGCTGAACATCGGCACGATCGTGAGCGATGCGGCGATTGCGGTGAAGTACCTGTCCGGGCGGCGCCTTGGGACGGTGGAGGAATCGTTTGTCTCGCGCCTGACGGCGGGCGACAAGTTCACCTTTGCCGGCCAACCGTTGGAGTTCGTGCGGCTGCGCGACCTGGTGGCGTGGGTGCGGAAGGCCAAGGGGATGAGTGGGGCCATTCCGCGGTGGCAAGGGGCACGCATGCCGCTCTCCACCGAGCTCGCGGCGGCGGTGCGCGATACGCTCGAAGCCGCGCGGCAGGGGCACTACGCCACGCCGGAGCTGCAGGCGGTGAAGCCGGTACTGCAGACGCAAGCCGAGCGGAGTGTGATTCCGCGGCCGGACGAGCTGCTCATTGAGCGGACCGAGACGCGCGACGGACATCATCTCTTCGTGTACCCGTTCGAGGGGCGGCTGGTGCACGAAGGGCTGGCCGCGTTGTGCGCCTACCGCATTGCGCAGCTCGTGCCGATCAGCTTTTCATTCGCGGCGAACGACTACGGTTTCGAGTTGCTGAGCCCCGAGTCCGCACCGCTGGAAGAGGCGCTCGAGGCGGGGCTCCTGGCCACCACGCACCTGCTCCACGACATCACGCAGAGCCTCAACGCGGCCGAGCTCGCGCGACGCCAGTTCCGCGAGATCGCGCGCGTCGCGGGGCTCATCTTTCAAGGCTATCCCGGACAGAACAAAAGCATGAAGCAGGTGCAGGCCTCGAGCAGTTTGCTCTACGATGTGTTCGCGAAGTACGACGAAGGGAACCTGCTGGTGCAGCAGGCGCAGCGCGAAGTCCTCGAGCGGCAACTCGAAGCCAGTCGCCTCGGGCGCGTGCTGGCCCGTCTCTCCACGAGTACCGTGCGGTTGGTAGACGTGGAGCGCCCCACGCCGCTCGCCTTCCCGCTCATGGTCGACATCACCCGCGCCAAGCTGAGTACCGAGAAGCTGGCTGATCGGGTGCGCAAGATGACCGTTGCCGCCGAGAAGCCCACGCGGAGCGGCTCGGCGAGTGTTTTCAAGATTGGTCAGACGGTGGAGCGCCTCATGGGCGCCACCGGGACACGGACATGA
- the pdeM gene encoding ligase-associated DNA damage response endonuclease PdeM → MTRAIAGALERTVAGERLVLLPERALWMPSLDTLVVADVHWGKAAAFRAAHVPVPMGTTSSDLARLSSALSATQASHLVVLGDLLHARSGRHEETFRTIATWREQHANVSMTLVRGNHDAHAGDPPSALRIACVDAPYRLGPFIGVHEPEPWPDGYVLSGHLHPCVTVRGRGKQSARLPAFVFGASVGVLPAFSSFTGGGMYERDAGDAVYVVAGDEVLLI, encoded by the coding sequence ATGACGCGCGCCATCGCGGGCGCCCTCGAGCGCACGGTGGCCGGCGAGCGCCTCGTGCTGCTCCCCGAACGCGCGCTGTGGATGCCGTCGCTCGACACCCTGGTGGTGGCCGATGTGCACTGGGGCAAGGCCGCTGCCTTTCGTGCCGCGCATGTGCCGGTCCCGATGGGCACCACGTCGAGTGATCTCGCCCGCCTGTCGAGCGCGCTGAGCGCGACGCAGGCGTCGCATCTGGTCGTGCTCGGCGACCTCTTGCACGCGCGCAGTGGGCGCCACGAGGAGACGTTCCGCACCATCGCCACCTGGCGCGAGCAGCATGCCAATGTCTCGATGACGCTGGTGCGCGGGAATCACGACGCACACGCGGGGGATCCCCCGAGCGCGCTTCGCATTGCGTGCGTGGATGCGCCGTATCGTTTGGGGCCGTTCATCGGCGTACACGAACCCGAACCCTGGCCCGACGGCTATGTGCTGAGCGGCCACCTGCACCCGTGCGTGACGGTACGCGGGCGCGGCAAGCAGAGTGCGCGGCTGCCGGCGTTTGTCTTCGGCGCCTCGGTTGGTGTGCTCCCGGCGTTCTCCAGCTTTACGGGGGGCGGGATGTATGAGCGGGATGCGGGGGATGCGGTCTATGTGGTGGCGGGGGATGAGGTACTCCTGATCTGA
- a CDS encoding DUF481 domain-containing protein yields MTSRVLLLSLWCVAGLSPTRLVAQPASAPASATSAASPSAPKATPATPKKKPFDFSGSLGFSQASGNANALTTNITNKLKYSMAGWQVQQDLAFYYGEANDKVNTNFWNGGLRAERAIVKRMGAFVASRYDRNLLQGVQNRFQQGFGLNVAAVDEKRNKLNVSLGGSFFSQQLTPGSTAKVSRAFPAARAAFDYRHKFTDAAYVQQTAEYLPAVGDTATSYFVNTESAVIAPISKNVGLKIGYVIRYNSDPPIRNSIQLRTTDTFFSSGVTLTF; encoded by the coding sequence ATGACGTCGCGTGTGCTGCTGCTTTCCCTGTGGTGTGTCGCGGGACTGTCGCCGACCCGGTTGGTGGCGCAGCCCGCGTCAGCGCCGGCATCCGCCACGAGTGCGGCGAGCCCGTCGGCCCCCAAGGCCACGCCGGCGACGCCAAAGAAGAAGCCGTTCGACTTCAGCGGATCACTCGGCTTTTCGCAGGCGAGTGGGAACGCCAATGCGCTCACCACCAACATCACGAACAAGCTCAAGTACTCGATGGCGGGGTGGCAGGTCCAGCAGGACCTCGCCTTCTACTACGGCGAAGCGAACGACAAGGTCAACACGAATTTCTGGAACGGTGGCTTGCGCGCCGAGCGCGCGATCGTGAAGCGCATGGGCGCGTTCGTCGCGTCGCGCTACGATCGCAATCTGCTGCAGGGCGTGCAGAACCGCTTTCAGCAGGGCTTCGGGCTCAACGTCGCGGCGGTTGATGAGAAGCGCAACAAGCTGAACGTCTCGCTCGGTGGTTCGTTCTTCTCCCAGCAGCTGACGCCGGGCTCCACCGCCAAGGTCTCGCGGGCCTTCCCGGCGGCGCGGGCGGCGTTCGACTACCGCCACAAGTTCACGGATGCGGCGTATGTCCAGCAGACCGCCGAGTACCTCCCGGCGGTGGGTGATACGGCCACGTCGTATTTCGTGAACACCGAAAGCGCCGTCATCGCCCCGATCTCCAAGAATGTGGGGCTCAAGATCGGTTACGTGATCCGCTACAACTCCGATCCGCCGATTCGGAACAGCATTCAGCTGCGGACGACGGATACGTTTTTCTCGTCGGGGGTGACGCTGACGTTCTAG
- a CDS encoding pirin family protein: MSIRPVKRIVSAQPTMEGAGVHLHRAFGFGNTSETDPFLLFDDFRNDIPAHYKAGFPWHPHRGIETITYVLAGNVEHADSLGNRGLLGAGDVQWMTAGSGIVHHEMPHGDHMGQMHGFQLWANLPSSLKMTAPRYQDVRSKDVAEIIDDDGTTVRVICGEFWGKRGPVDGIAADPCYLDVFVPAGVKKALPVDAYRSTFAYIFQGSGSFRHASDPMGVLTERTAGNDDDLVRDRTGNRSLVLFDSGDEVVVRAGEEGIRFLLVSGAPIKEPVAWYGPIVMNTQAEINQAMRDLREGTFIKH; encoded by the coding sequence ATGTCCATTCGCCCCGTCAAGCGTATCGTCTCAGCCCAGCCGACCATGGAAGGCGCCGGCGTGCATCTGCACCGGGCCTTCGGCTTCGGCAATACCAGCGAGACCGACCCGTTTCTGCTGTTCGACGATTTCCGGAATGACATTCCGGCGCACTACAAGGCGGGCTTCCCCTGGCATCCGCATCGGGGGATCGAAACGATCACCTACGTGCTGGCGGGCAACGTCGAACACGCCGACTCGCTGGGTAATCGCGGCCTGCTGGGCGCCGGGGATGTGCAGTGGATGACTGCGGGGAGCGGCATCGTGCACCACGAGATGCCGCACGGCGACCACATGGGGCAAATGCACGGTTTCCAGCTGTGGGCGAATCTGCCGAGCTCGCTCAAGATGACGGCTCCGCGCTATCAGGATGTCCGGTCGAAGGACGTCGCCGAGATCATCGATGACGACGGCACGACGGTGCGCGTGATCTGCGGCGAGTTCTGGGGCAAGCGCGGGCCGGTGGACGGCATCGCGGCCGATCCCTGTTACCTCGATGTCTTCGTCCCGGCGGGCGTCAAAAAGGCGCTGCCGGTGGACGCATACCGCAGTACCTTCGCCTACATTTTTCAGGGCAGCGGCTCGTTCCGGCACGCGTCGGACCCGATGGGGGTCCTGACCGAGCGAACGGCCGGGAACGACGATGATCTCGTGCGCGATCGCACGGGCAATCGCTCGCTCGTGCTCTTCGACAGCGGGGACGAAGTTGTCGTGCGCGCCGGTGAGGAAGGCATTCGCTTCCTGCTGGTGAGCGGCGCGCCGATCAAGGAACCCGTGGCATGGTATGGACCGATCGTGATGAACACCCAGGCCGAGATCAATCAGGCCATGCGCGACCTGCGCGAGGGGACGTTCATCAAGCACTGA
- a CDS encoding TetR family transcriptional regulator, translated as MADSSTGEITRQRLLHAAFDVFAARGFEAGTVREITDRAGANLAAVSYHFRGKEELYVAVIAQAVLRVLAPLERDVARARTAEQRQEAGATLLRDLLFDDHGASAAMQLVARELAGGSRALRHVLRLAMTDDGVLGRAINPWRRADDTATLGELASLLGAMTAVACLAPPIREPMREEMVAAVQRDRLALATRLASQLVPTMVFS; from the coding sequence ATGGCTGACTCCTCGACCGGTGAGATCACGCGGCAACGGTTGTTGCACGCGGCCTTCGATGTCTTTGCGGCCCGTGGGTTCGAGGCAGGGACGGTTCGCGAAATCACCGATCGCGCCGGCGCCAACCTCGCCGCCGTCAGCTACCACTTTCGCGGCAAGGAAGAGCTCTACGTGGCGGTGATCGCGCAGGCGGTGCTGCGTGTGCTCGCGCCGCTCGAGCGCGATGTGGCCCGCGCGCGCACCGCCGAGCAGCGGCAGGAGGCCGGCGCCACGTTGTTGCGCGATCTGCTGTTCGATGACCACGGTGCGTCGGCGGCCATGCAACTGGTGGCGCGTGAGCTGGCCGGCGGCAGCCGCGCGCTGCGGCACGTGCTGCGGCTCGCCATGACCGATGACGGCGTGCTCGGGCGCGCCATCAACCCGTGGCGTCGCGCCGACGATACGGCCACGCTGGGTGAACTCGCGAGCCTGTTGGGTGCCATGACCGCCGTGGCTTGTCTCGCCCCACCGATTCGCGAACCGATGCGCGAAGAGATGGTGGCCGCCGTACAGCGCGATCGGCTCGCGCTCGCGACGCGGTTGGCGAGTCAGCTCGTGCCGACGATGGTGTTCAGCTAA